The Streptomyces racemochromogenes DNA segment ACCCGCTCGCCGCCCGTCGCGGCGTCGGCGACCCGCACCCAGTCGTTGTACGGGTTGAGGGCCTTGACCTCGCTGCCGTCGGCCCGGTGGACCAGTCCCTCGCACTGGAAGCCGGGCATCATCCGGTCGAAGCCCAGGTCGAGGACGGCCTCGACGGTACGGCCCGCCCAGTCGGCGGGGACTTCGCCGGTGACCTTGAACCAGGTGGTGCCCCAGGCAGGCCCCCAGGCGTCGCCGGCCGCGCAGGGCCCGTACGGGGCGGCCAGCGCCTCGGCGACCGGGACCGGCTCGCCGGGGGCCTCCCAGCGCTCGACGGTGAGGGGGACCGGGCGGGAGTGGACGGCGGGACGGACGCGCTCGGCCAGGACCCGGCGGAGGCGGTGTTCGGTGATGGCGCGGTCGTCGTGCACGAGGCGGCTCCAGGAGGTCGTTCGCGGACGTGGCGTGGCGGGGAACGGGCGTGCGGTCAGGTCTTGACGGCCCCCTCGCCCACGCCTTTGAAGAAGAAACGCTGGAGGAGGAGGAACAGCAGCACCATCGGGACGAGCGCGGTCATCGCGCCCGCCGCGACGATCCGCTGGTCGCTGGTCGTGGTGGCCCCGGCCAAGGTCTTCAGGCCGAGCTGGAGGGTGTAGTGGTCGCTGTCGGTGAGGACCAGCAGGGGCCACAGGAAGTCGTCCCAGGCGCCCATGAAGCTGGTGACGCAGACGACGGCCAGGGCGCCCCGGGCACCGGGGAGGAAGACCCGGGTGAACCGGGTCCACTCCCCCGCGCCGTCCAGGACCGCGGCCTCCTCGATCTCCCGGGGGACGGCGAGGAACGCCGCCCGCATGATCATGACGTTGAGGACGGACACGGCACCGGGCAGCCACACCCCGACGAGGGTGTCGACCAGGCCCATCCCCCGGACCGTGAGGAACATCGAGATCATCACGGATTCGAAGGGGAACATCAGGGTCGCCACGAGGACGGTGAAGACGGCCCGCCGGCCCTTCCAGCCGGCCCGGGACAGGGCGTAGCCTCCCATCGCCGCGAACAGCGCGTTGGAGGCGACCGCGAGGACCGCCACCACCAGGGTGTTGCCCACGTACTGGAGGAGCGGGAAGGACTCGGCGACGCGCAGGTAGTTGTCGAAGGTGGGGTGTGAGGGCAGCAGCCCGTCGTACACGTTCTCGGTGCGGCCGCGGACCGAGGTCAGGAACTGCCAGACGATCGGCCCGAGCATCAGTACGAGCACGAGCGCGAGCACGGCGTAGCGGGCGGCCCGGCCGGCACGGCGGCGCCGGCGGCGGGTGCTGGCGCTCACTCCTCGTCCCCCCTCGACAGGCGGTGGCCCAGCAGGCTGAAGGCCAGGGTCAGCAGGAACAGCAGCAGGGAGATGGCGCAGGCGTAGCCGGTCTCCCCGGCGAAGCCGAGGCCGGCCTGCCGGATGAGGAACGGCAGGGTGCGGGCGCCGCCGCCGGGGCCGCCGCTCTCGCCGCCGAGGATGTAGATCTCGGTGAAGACGCGCAGCGCGGAGACCGCGGAGAGGGTGCCGACGAGCAGCATCATCGGCTTCACCTGGGGGATGGTGATGCTGAAGAAGCGGCGCAGGGGGCCGGCGCCGTCGAGGGCGGCCGCCTCGTGGAGGGAGGCGGGGACGTTCCCGAGGGCGGCCAGGTAGAAGACCATGTAGTAGCCGAGGCCCTTCCACACGGTCACGAGCATGGCGGAGAACAGCAGCAGGGTGCTGTCGGTGAGGAAGGGGACCGGCTCGGAGACCACGCCGAGCGCCTGGAAGACGGTGTTGACCAGTCCGTCGCTGCGCAGCACCCACTGCCAGATCAGGCCGACGACGACGGCCGAGGCGATCACCGGAGTGTAGAAGGCGGAGCGGAAGAGGCCGATGCCGGGGACCTTCGCCTGGACGAGGACCGCGAGTGCCAGCGGCAGCAGGACCAGGCAGGGGACGACGACCAGCAGGTACAGCACGCTGTTGCGGGCGGCGGTCCAGAAGTCGGGATCGGCCAGGGCCCGGCCGTAGTTGTCGAGGCCGACGAAGTGGCCGCCGCTCAGGACGCGGGCGTCGGTGAAGGACAGCACGACGGTGTTGAGGAACGGCCAGAGGCTGAACAGGGCCACCATCAGCAGGCCCGGGGCGAGGAACAGGTACGGGGTCCACCACCTGCGGTGGACCAGTCCCGGGTCGGTCCCCATGGCGCGTTCCGCCCGGCGCCGGGGCCGCCCGGCGCGGTGGTCCCGCAGCGGTGCGGGGGCCGCCGGGGCGGGAGCGGTCACCTGCGCGTCCCGGCGGCGAGCAGCCGGTTGGCCTCTTCCTGGGCCCTGCGCACGGCCGTCCGGGCGTCCTGCTCGCCCTGGATGGCCCGCTGCACCTCCCGCACCACCGCGTCGCCGACCTGGTTGGTCCACTGGACGGGGGTGTTGGCGTCGAGGTCCGCCGTCTTCAGCTGCTCCGCGCCGATGGCCCGGGCCAGGGTCTCGGCGTCCTGGCCGTCGCCCCGGTCGGCGAAGCGGGGGTCGGCCAGGCCCTTGGCGTTGGAGGGGTAGATGGTGGCGTTCCTGGAGAACTCCACCTGGTTGGGGCCGTTGGTGACCCATTTGGCGAACTCGGCCGCGGCGTCCGGATGCCTGGTGTCCTTGCGGATGCCGAGGGACTGGGCGTAGATCCCGATGTGGCCGAGCGTGCCGGTGACGGCGCCCGCGACGCCGGTGCGTGCGTAGACCTGCGGGGCGTTCTGCCTGATGTCGCGGACGAAGCCCGGGGAGCCGGGGCCGAAGACGAGTTTGCCGGCGCCGTAGAGCTGGTTGATGTCGTCGGCCTTCAGGAGGGACTCCCTGGGCATGGCGCCCTTGGCGTAGAGGTCCTTCATCCGTTCGACCCAGGCGACGGCCCGGTCCGTGTCGAAGGCGAAGCGGTCCCGCCCGGCGTTCAGCAGGGGGACGCCCATCTTCTGCCAGTCGCCCGGCAGCCGGCCCTTGGGGTCGGCCATGAACGCGGCGTACTGTCCGCCGGAGCGGGCGGCGATCCGCTCCGCGTAGTCGAAGAACTGCTCGACGGTGGTGGGCGGCCGGTCCGGGTCCAGGCCGGCCTTGGCGAGGAGGTCCTTGTTGTAGGTGAGGATCTCGGGGGTGACGTACCAGGGGTAGGCGTACACGCCGTCGCCCTTCCCCGGCAGCTTGAACTGCTCCCAGGCTCCCGGGACGTACTCCGCGGCGACCGCGCCGTCGAGCCGCGCCACGTCGGCGAGCATGCCGCGGTCCCCGAGGAGCTGGAAGGAGTCGGTGGAGAGGTTGACCACGTCCGGCAGGGCCCCGGCCTGGGCGTCGGCGACGAGCTTCTCGTTGTAGCCGTCGCCGGGCACGTCCTCCCACTTCACCTTCACCGCGGGGTGCTCGGCCTCGAAGGCGTCGATGACGCCCTGGACGTAGGCGGTGAACTTCGGTTTGAGCTGGAGGGTGCGGAAGGTGATGGCGCCGGACACCTCGCCGGTTCTGCGGGCCTCCTCGGCACCGGCGCCGCCTCCGCTCAGGCCGCATCCGGACGCGGCCAGGAGGCCCGCGGCCACCAGCGTGGCGAGGGCCGTGCGGGTCAGGGGGGAACGAGTCATCGTCGCCGCCTTCGGGGGAGTTTCCGGCTTCACTGCCGGAGGGCGGTGCCCACGCTGACCCCGGGGCGGAGGGCCGTCAACGAGGCCCCCGCCCCGGTGGCCTGAAGCGGTGCGTCCCCCGCGGCGTACGGGCGGGCGCCCGGCCCGGCTCCCGGCCGGCGTGCCCGCCCGCCGCAAAAACCTTTGCGCGGCGGGCGGGCGGGCGCCTAGGTTGACGGCCTACCACGACGTGTAGCTCAGCAGCAGAGCGCCGGGCTTCCTACCCGGAGGGCGCAGGGGCGGAACCTGCCACGTCGGCCATGGACGCACACGCTGACAAGCAGCCTCCCATCCCGTCCCGGACCGGCCCCGCGCCCGTCCCCGGACCCACCGCGACGACCACCGCCGGCCCCGCGCCGGTGGCCGTATCCGTGTCCCCGTCGTACGCGGCGGAGCGGCTGGCCCGCGCCCTGCGGACCTCGCGGACCCACGGCGACACCGCCACCCGCGAACGCGCCGAGTCCCGCGCCCGCAAGTGGCAGAGCGTCCTGGCGGGCATCGCGGACGGCTCCCTGGCCATCGGCTCCCGCACCCCCGTCGCCGCGCTCCCCGCCTGGGCCACCCCCGAGGTGGTCACCGGCGGCTTCGCCACCGGCGCCGCCTCGGCCGGCGGGCCGCTGCTGCCGTACGAGGAGGAGGCCGCCCGGCTGGCCGGCGTACCGGCGGACCGTGCGGAGCTGTTCGCGCACTTCCTCACCGAGGACGGGCTGGCGTACCTGTGGTCGCTGCTCGACAGCGGCCGCTACGAGGTGCGCGTGCCCGAGGAGGCGGCGCTCGCGACCGTGGCGTGGCTGGTGCGCGCCGGGGACTTCGACGCCGCCGCCGAACTCGTCACGGTGCTGCGGCCCTTCGCCGGCCGGCTGCGCTTCTCCCCGCGCCCCGCCGACCGCCCCGCCCCCGGCGTGGACTGCGTGCACCGCCGCACCGTCGGCGAGGCCTCGGCGGCGCTGGCCCGGCGCGGACCCAACACGGCCGTGGAGACCCAGCGGGAGGCGCTGGCCGTGTGGCGCCCCTTCGAGGACGAGCTGCTCGCGCACCGGCTCCTGGCCCACGGCCGCGCGCCCGGCCCGGACTGGCACGCCCGGGGCGCCGCACTGCTGGCGCGCTACCGCACGCTGGCCGCCGCGCACACCCTGTGCACCAAGCACCTGGACCCGAAGTCGAACGCCGCGATCCTGCGCCGGGCCCTGGAGGAGGAGGTCGCCGGCCGCGCGCCCGCGCCCCGGCTCGCCGGGCTGCTGCGGGTCGCCGTCGAGTCGATGCTGGCCAAGCGCGGCGCGCCCGGCTCCCCCGGGCACGCCCGGCTCCGGGCCGTCCAGGCCCGCCAGGCGGCGCTGCCCTCGCACCACGCGCTGGCCAACCTGGTGCTGCGCCGGATCGCCGGGCTCGACCAGCGCGCCGGGACCCCGGACACGGACACCCCGGTGGCTCCGGTGAGCGCCGAGGAGGCCCGCGAGAGCGGCCTGCCCGCCGGTGCGCGGGTGCCGGCGGCCGTGGCGGGCACCGTCCGGGCGGCGCTGAGCGCCCCGCTGGAGGTGCTGGTGGAGCGCGGGGTGGTGCCGTCGGCGGAGGTGCTGGCCGAGCTGGTGCCGCAGCTCGTCGCGGCCGTCACCGCCGAGCGGTACGCGGACGGGCCGCTGCGGAACCTGATGGCGGCGACGTACCGCGCCTTCCGGGGCCGCCGCTCGCTGCTCCTGCTGAACCTGGAGTCCCAGGTGCGGATCGAGGAACTCCCCTGGCTGCGGGCGGTCTCCGGCCACCTGCGCGCCGACGGGGCCGACACCGGGCCGGCCGCGGAGGCGCTGCGCCGGCTCGGCGGGCTGGCGGTGCACGCCTTCCCCGGCACGGTGCTGCCCAACCCGCTGGTGCGCGAGCTGGGCCAGCTGGCCCGGCAGGCGGAACTGGGCGCGCCGTTCACGGAGGAGCTGGCCGCCGACATCTTCATGGGCACCTTCGGTCCGAAGTTCCTCGTCGCGGCCCGCGTCGCCGGAGAGCTGCTGGAGGAGAGCCTGTACGCGCGCTACTACGGCATCGACTACGCGGCGGTGCGCCGGATGGCGGTGTCCCAGGCCGCCGAGTCGGCGCGCAGCGGCCGTCCGGCGCGCACCGCACCGGAGTTCGCGGCGCTGTGCGCGGAGCGGGCGGGCGGGGGCCGGGCCTGGTCGGTCGCGGCGAACGGCAAGGTGATCGAGCAGGCCCAGGTCCTGACCACGCACAACCTCGCCACCCTGGTCGGGCGGGCCGGGGTCACCGTGCCGGGCGGCTGGGGCCGGCCCGCCCGGGAGTGCTTCGAGACCGTGTGCCGGCTGGTGGCCCGGGTGGAGGGGAACCCGCGGCCGCTGCCCGCGATCAAGGACGCGGCGTACGCGTGGCGGCAGATGCTGTTCCACCTGTCGCTGTGCGGTCCGCGCGAGCGGGCTTCGGTACTGGCCTGGATCGAGGCGGAGTCGGCGCTGCGCCCGGCGCACGTGCGGGCCCGGCTGGCCCCCGCGCTGGCGGGGCTGCGCCTGGTGGCCCGGGGCGGCTCCTTCGGCGCGGACGGCACGGGCGAGGGCGGCCGGGCGCGCCGACTGCTGGGCTGGAGCACGGACGGCCACTGGATGCGGATGCCCTAGCCGGGCGGAAACGGGCGGTCCCGGCCGGGGTGCAGGGCCCGGCGGGAGCGGGCCCGGCCGGGCGGCCCCGGCCCCGGCCGACGCGGCGCTCCGTAGGGGGGCGCCCCCTCTGGCGATGGCCCCCCGCCCGTACGGGCAGGGGGCGTTCGGCGTGCTCACGCGCGGGGTCGATAACACGCGGGACGGGCGGACACCAGGGGTTCTTCGGCGTCCGACCCGAACGGATCATGGATTTTGCCTTGATCAACGCAATGTGATGCATTGATCACCCACCGCATTCATCCGCTCCGTGAAGGAACCTCCATGCGCACGGTCCGCGAGTCGGCCCTCGACGTCCTGCGAGCCCGCGGGATGACCACGGTCTTCGGCAATCCCGGCTCCACCGAACTGCCCATGCTCAAGCAGTTCCCCGACGACTTCCGCTACGTACTGGGGCTCCAGGAGGCCGTGGTCGTCGGGATGGCCGACGGCTTCGCCCTCGCCTCCGGCACCACCGGCCTGGTCAACCTGCACACCGGCCCGGGCACGGGCAACGCGATGGGCGCCATCCTCAACGCGCGCGCCAACCGCACCCCCATGGTGGTCACCGCCGGCCAGCAGGTCCGCGCCATGCTCACCATGGAGGCCCTGCTCACCAACCCGCAGTCCACCCTGCTGCCGCAGCCCGCCGTCAAGTGGGCCTACGAGCCCCCGCGCGCGGCGGACGTCGCCCCCGCCCTGGCCCGGGCCGTGCAGATCGCCGAAACCCCGCCGCAGGGGCCGGTGTTCGTCTCCCTGCCGATGGACGACTTCGACGTCGTCCTCGGCGAGGACGAGGACCGGGCCGCCCTGCGGACCGCGTCCCGCACCGTGACGCACGCCGCCGCGCCGGACCCCGCGGTGGTCCGGCGGCTCGCCGCCCGCCTGGCCGGCGCCCGCAGCGCCGTCCTCGTCGCCGGCAACGACGTGGACGCCTCGGGGGCCTGGGACGCCGTCGTGGAACTGGCCGAACGCACCGGCCTGCCCGTCTGGTCGGCGCCCACCGAGGGCCGGGTCTCCTTCCCCAAGTCCCACCCCCAGTACCGGGGCACGCTGCCCCCGGCCATCGCGCCGCTCTCCCGCTGCCTGGAGGGGCACGACCTGGTCCTGGTGATCGGCGCCCCCGTGTTCTGCTACTACCCCTACGTCCCCGGCGCCCATCTGCCCGAGGGCACCGAGCTGGTGCACCTGACCCGGGACGCGGAGGAAGCGGCCCGCGCGCCCGTCGGGGACGCGGTCGTCGCCGACCTCGCCCTGACGGTGCGGGCCCTGCTGGCGGAGCTGCCCGCGCGGGAGGCCGCCGCCCCGGCCGCGCGGATCGCGCGGGCCGAGTCCGCCGCCGAGGTGGACGGGGTGCTCACCCCGCTCGCCGCGATGACGGCCATCGCCCAGGGGGCCCCGGCGAACACCCTCTGGGTCAACGAGTCCCCGTCCAACCTGGGGCAGTTCCACGACGCCACCCGGATCGACACCCCCGGCTCGTTCCTCTTCACGGCGGGCGGCGGGCTCGGCTTCGGCCTGGCCGCGGCCGTGGGCGCCCAGCTCGGCGCACCCGGCCGGCCCGTGGTCTGCGTCATCGGCGACGGCTCCACCCACTACGCCGTGCAGGCGCTGTGGACCGCGGCCGCGTACAAGGTCCCGGTCACCTTCGTCGTCCTGAGCAACCAGCGCTACGCGATCCTCCAGTGGTTCGCCGAGGTGGAACGCGCCCAGGGCGCCCCCGGCCTCGACATCCCAGGCCTGGACATCGCGGCCGTCGCCACCGGCTACGGGGTCCGCGCCCACCGCGCGACCGGCTTCGGCGAACTGACCAAGCTCGTCCGGGAGTCGGCCCTCCAGCAGGACGGCCCGGTGCTGATCGACGTACCGGTCACCACCGAACTGCCCACCCTGTAGGCCCCAGCCCCACCGCCGTCGCTCCACTCCCGTCGCCCCACCGCACCGCCCCGGAAGGCCGGCATGCCCCTCACCAGCGACACCACCTCCCTGCTCCTCGAACGGCTCCGCTCCGCGCTCCCCGCGCAGGCCCTGCTCACCGACCCGGCGCAACGCGCCGCCCACGCCCGGGACTCCGCCCCCTTCTCCGAGTGCGGCACCCCGGCCGTGGTCGCCGTCCCCCGCACGGCCGAGCAGGTCGAGCACGTCATGCGCACCGCGTACGCACTGGACGTCCCCGTCGTCCCGCAGGGCGCCCGCACCGGCCTGGCCGGCGCCGCCAACGCCGTCGACGGCTGCGTGGTGCTGTCCACCGCCGGGATGGACCGGATCCTGTCCGTCGACCCCGCCAACCGGCTGGTGCGCTGCGAGCCCGGGGTCACCACCCGGCGCCTCGCGGAAGCGGTGGCCGAGCACGGGCTGACGTACCCGCCGGACCCGGCCTCCTGGGACCGCTGCACCATCGGCGGGAACATCGCCACCGGCGCGGGCGGCATCTGCTGCGTGAAGTACGGGGTGACCGCCGACTACGTCCTCGGACTGGACCTCGTCCTGCCGGACGGGCGGCGGATGCGCACCGGCCGGGACACCGCCAAGGGCGTCGCCGGGTACGACCTGACGCGCCTGATCGTCGGCTCCGAGGGGACCCTGGCGGTGGTGGTCGGCGCCACCCTCGCGCTGCGGCCCGCCCGGCCGCCGGCGCTGTCGCTGCTGGCCCAGTTCCCGACCCTGACCGCCGCCGGGGACGCCGTCGCCGCCATCACCGCGGCCGGGCACACCCCGTCCGCGCTCGAACTCCTCGACCGGGCCACGACGCGGGCCGTCGTGGACCTCGGCACCCACCCGCTGCTGCGCCCCGGCAGCGCCGCCACCCTGATCGTCGAGAGCGACGGCGCCGACCCCTCCTCGGAGCTGTCCGCGATGGAGATCCTCTGCAAGGAGGCCGGCGCCGAGCACATCGCCACGTCCGCCACCGCGGAGGAGGCGTACGAGATCATCGAGGCGCGTCGGCTGGTCAGCCCCGCCCTCGCCGCGTACATGGCCTCCCGGGGCGGGCGGCTCACCGCGTTCATCGAGGACGTCGCCGTGCCGAGGAGCGCGCTGCCCGTGCTGGTCGGGCGGATCGAGGAGATCGCCGGGCGGTACGGCCTGCGGGTCTTCACCCTCGGCCACGCCGGCGACGGCAACCTGCACCCCACGGTCGTCTTCGACGAGTCCGACCCGGACGAGGTCCGCCGCGCCCGCGAGGCGTACGACGCCATCATGGCGGCCGGCCTCGAACTGGGCGGCACCACCACCGGGGAGCACGGCATCGGCACCCTGAAGCGGGAGTGGCTGGAGCGCGAGCTGGGACCGGTCTCGCTGGAGCTCCAGCGCGGCCTCAAGCGGCTCTTCGACCCCAAGAACCTCCTCAACCCCGGCAAGGTGGTCGCGGCATGACCCAGTCCACCGAGGCCCCGGACACCACCCGGGGCGGCGCGTCCGGGCTGCCGCCCGTCCGGGCCGGCCTGGCGGAGACCGTCCGCTTCGTCGCCACGCACACCCTGCCCGTCTTCGTACGCGGCGTCGCCAACCCGCGCTTCCCGGTCATGGCGCTGTACTCCCGCGTCAACCAGCCCGCCTGGTCCAACGCCACGCTGCGCGCGATGCGGGCCCGGCACCGGGGCGCGCCGGTGATGGTGCGCGCGCTCTCCGGAGAGATGCTCGTCCTGTTCGACCAGGGCGACGTCCGGCGGTTCTTCGAGGAGCCGGTGTCGGTCCTCGCGATGGACGCCGACGACAAGTACGCCAGCCTGTCCGTCTTCGAACCGACGGGGGTGATCTGCTCGCACGGCCCGGTCCGCGAGGACCGGCGCCGGGTCAACGACCACGCCCTCGCCGCCGACCGGCCGGTGCACCCCTCCTGTACGGAGTTCGGGGCCGTGGTCGAGGAGGAGTGCCGGCGGCTCACCTCCCGCTCCGTCGTCGACTTCCCGCTGCTGTGGAAGACGCTGACCCGCATCTCCCGGCGGGTGGTCCTCGGCGACCAGGCCTCCGACGACCAGGAGCTGTCCGACTGGCTCGCCACCCTGCGCGGCCAGGCCAACTGGATGGGCCGCAGCAAGCCGGAGGCCGCGAAGGCCCTCTACTCCAGGATCGAGGCCCGCATCGCCCGGTACGCGGCCGACGCGCCCGCCCACACCCTGGCCGCCCGCGCCCTGGCCGAGCCCTGCCCGGAGGGCACCGACCCGCTCGGCCAGACCCACCACTGGCTGCTCGGCATCGACCTCGCCGCGCCCGTCGTCGCCCGCACCCTGCTGCTGCTCGCCCACCACCCGGCCGAACAGGACGCCGCCCACGCCGAGGCGGCCGGCCGCGTCCCCGGGCTGCCGAGGCTGCGGGCCTGCCTGGAGGAGTCGGTGCGGCTGTACCCGATCGTGCCCGACCTCGTACGGGTCACCCGCCGCGAGACCGAGTGGGGCGGGGTGCGCTACCCGGCCGGCACCAACGTGCTGGTGCCGATGGGCTTCCACCAGCGCGACCCCGAGCGGGTCGACGGCGGGAACCTGTTCGCGCCGGGCCGCTGGCTGGCCCCGGACGCGCACCGGGACACCCGGGTGGCCCCGTTCAGCCACGGCGGCGCCCGCTGCCCGGGCGAGTACGTCGCCCTGCTGCTGACCTCCCTGGTCTGCGCCGAGGTGCTGCGCGGCCACCGCCTCACCGGGGCCCGTCCGGTGCTCGACCCGGGGCGCCCGCTGCCGGGGATCCTCGACACGGCCGGCATCCGGCTGCGCCTCGGCCGGGTGTAGGAGGGAGGCCGCCATGACCGAAGCCAACGGTGCCCGGGCGTCCGTGACCCAGCCCGACATCGCCTCCCTGCACCACGTCTGCCGCGAGCTGGCCGAAGCGGCCGACGCGGTCCGCGACGCCGCCCGGTACGCCTCCCGCGTCGCCCTCGGCGCCCGGCTGCCGCTGGCGGCGGCCGGGCGGCGCCGGGCCCGCGCCGCGCAGCGCGCGCTGCTGCGGACCCTGATGGACCCGAAGGGCCTGGGCTGGGCCCCGCAGGGCAGTTCCCCGCTCGCCGGGGCGCTCTGGCTGGCCGGGGTGCTGACCAGCCGGGAGAGCCTCGCGGTCAGCCTCGCCGTCACCGGCCTCAAGGCCAGGATCCGGGCGGCGGCCGTCCGCCACCCGGAGCTGCTCGACAACCCGACCACCTCGCGGGTGCTGCGCGCCATCGACGAGGACCGCCAGACCGAGGCGGTACGGCTGTTCCGGGGCCTGCTGACGGAGAAGGGCGCCGAGTACGCCCTCGCCCTGCTGGCGCCGTCCTTCACGGACATCATGGCCTGGAACGCGCTGACCGACGAGAACCCCTTCAACGACACCGCCGGCTGGCAGATCGCCACCGGCCGGCCGTTGACCTCCGAGTACCTCGCCGGCATCGGCAACTCGGTGTGGGCGCTCCTCAACCGGGGCCCCGGCCGGGCGGAGCCGCACACGCCCTCGGCCGCACTGCTGGGCAGCATCGACGACTCCGGAACGATCGTCGGCTACGTCCGCAACATCGACCGGATCGGCACGCGCGGGCTGCTGCTCGTCCAGCAGGTCGCCGGGCCGGACGGGGAACACCGTTACGTCGTCCAACTGGCCGGGATGGGGCCGTGCTTCAACCAGGAGAGTCCGCAGGACCTGCTGGGCAGCCTCAACGCGGTGGGCGCCATCGACACCACCTACACCCGTGCGGTGGTCCGGGCCCTGCGCCGGCTCGTGCCCTCCGGTGCGCAGGTGGCGCTGGTCGGGCACAGCCAGGGCGGGATCACCGCGATGAACCTGGCGGCGAGCCGGGACTTCAACGCGCTGTACACCGTGACGCACGTGGTCGCGATCGGTTCGCCCATCGACCACAAGCGGGCCGCCGATCCGCGCACCCGGGTGGTCTCCCTCGTCAACGAGCACGACATCGTACCGAGCCTGGAGGGCCGCTCGACGGTCTCGCCCATCGAACTCCCCAAGGAGTTCACGGAGTTCACCTGGACCGACGACACTCAGGCCTTCCCGCTGTGCCACGCCGCGGAGCGGTACGCGCACAACCTGGAGCACGACGTCCCGCACGCGCGCACGCACGTCGACTCCGAACTCGCCGCCTTCCGCGGCCGGGTCACCGGCACGCACCTCTTCACCCTCCACGACCGCTGAGGACCCCGCATGACCGACACCGACGCGCACACTCCCCCGACGGACGCGGCGCCGGCCGCGCCGGAGCTGCCGGCCCAGGCCTCCCACCGGCACCAGCCGCCGCCCGCGCCGCAGCGGCCGTACGGCCCGCCCGGACTGCTGGAGCGGCTGGAGTCGGCGGCCTTCGCCCGCGTCAACCGGACCCGCGAGTGGTACGAACTGCCCGCCCCGCTCGGCCTGCTGAACCTGGCCGTGATCCGGGAGGACCTGCGCCGCCACAACCTGCACGACACCTTCGGCGCGGGCGGCGAACGCGACCGGC contains these protein-coding regions:
- a CDS encoding alpha/beta fold hydrolase; the protein is MTEANGARASVTQPDIASLHHVCRELAEAADAVRDAARYASRVALGARLPLAAAGRRRARAAQRALLRTLMDPKGLGWAPQGSSPLAGALWLAGVLTSRESLAVSLAVTGLKARIRAAAVRHPELLDNPTTSRVLRAIDEDRQTEAVRLFRGLLTEKGAEYALALLAPSFTDIMAWNALTDENPFNDTAGWQIATGRPLTSEYLAGIGNSVWALLNRGPGRAEPHTPSAALLGSIDDSGTIVGYVRNIDRIGTRGLLLVQQVAGPDGEHRYVVQLAGMGPCFNQESPQDLLGSLNAVGAIDTTYTRAVVRALRRLVPSGAQVALVGHSQGGITAMNLAASRDFNALYTVTHVVAIGSPIDHKRAADPRTRVVSLVNEHDIVPSLEGRSTVSPIELPKEFTEFTWTDDTQAFPLCHAAERYAHNLEHDVPHARTHVDSELAAFRGRVTGTHLFTLHDR
- a CDS encoding sugar ABC transporter substrate-binding protein; translated protein: MTRSPLTRTALATLVAAGLLAASGCGLSGGGAGAEEARRTGEVSGAITFRTLQLKPKFTAYVQGVIDAFEAEHPAVKVKWEDVPGDGYNEKLVADAQAGALPDVVNLSTDSFQLLGDRGMLADVARLDGAVAAEYVPGAWEQFKLPGKGDGVYAYPWYVTPEILTYNKDLLAKAGLDPDRPPTTVEQFFDYAERIAARSGGQYAAFMADPKGRLPGDWQKMGVPLLNAGRDRFAFDTDRAVAWVERMKDLYAKGAMPRESLLKADDINQLYGAGKLVFGPGSPGFVRDIRQNAPQVYARTGVAGAVTGTLGHIGIYAQSLGIRKDTRHPDAAAEFAKWVTNGPNQVEFSRNATIYPSNAKGLADPRFADRGDGQDAETLARAIGAEQLKTADLDANTPVQWTNQVGDAVVREVQRAIQGEQDARTAVRRAQEEANRLLAAGTRR
- a CDS encoding carbohydrate ABC transporter permease, whose translation is MSASTRRRRRRAGRAARYAVLALVLVLMLGPIVWQFLTSVRGRTENVYDGLLPSHPTFDNYLRVAESFPLLQYVGNTLVVAVLAVASNALFAAMGGYALSRAGWKGRRAVFTVLVATLMFPFESVMISMFLTVRGMGLVDTLVGVWLPGAVSVLNVMIMRAAFLAVPREIEEAAVLDGAGEWTRFTRVFLPGARGALAVVCVTSFMGAWDDFLWPLLVLTDSDHYTLQLGLKTLAGATTTSDQRIVAAGAMTALVPMVLLFLLLQRFFFKGVGEGAVKT
- the mdlC gene encoding benzoylformate decarboxylase: MRTVRESALDVLRARGMTTVFGNPGSTELPMLKQFPDDFRYVLGLQEAVVVGMADGFALASGTTGLVNLHTGPGTGNAMGAILNARANRTPMVVTAGQQVRAMLTMEALLTNPQSTLLPQPAVKWAYEPPRAADVAPALARAVQIAETPPQGPVFVSLPMDDFDVVLGEDEDRAALRTASRTVTHAAAPDPAVVRRLAARLAGARSAVLVAGNDVDASGAWDAVVELAERTGLPVWSAPTEGRVSFPKSHPQYRGTLPPAIAPLSRCLEGHDLVLVIGAPVFCYYPYVPGAHLPEGTELVHLTRDAEEAARAPVGDAVVADLALTVRALLAELPAREAAAPAARIARAESAAEVDGVLTPLAAMTAIAQGAPANTLWVNESPSNLGQFHDATRIDTPGSFLFTAGGGLGFGLAAAVGAQLGAPGRPVVCVIGDGSTHYAVQALWTAAAYKVPVTFVVLSNQRYAILQWFAEVERAQGAPGLDIPGLDIAAVATGYGVRAHRATGFGELTKLVRESALQQDGPVLIDVPVTTELPTL
- a CDS encoding FAD-binding oxidoreductase — translated: MPLTSDTTSLLLERLRSALPAQALLTDPAQRAAHARDSAPFSECGTPAVVAVPRTAEQVEHVMRTAYALDVPVVPQGARTGLAGAANAVDGCVVLSTAGMDRILSVDPANRLVRCEPGVTTRRLAEAVAEHGLTYPPDPASWDRCTIGGNIATGAGGICCVKYGVTADYVLGLDLVLPDGRRMRTGRDTAKGVAGYDLTRLIVGSEGTLAVVVGATLALRPARPPALSLLAQFPTLTAAGDAVAAITAAGHTPSALELLDRATTRAVVDLGTHPLLRPGSAATLIVESDGADPSSELSAMEILCKEAGAEHIATSATAEEAYEIIEARRLVSPALAAYMASRGGRLTAFIEDVAVPRSALPVLVGRIEEIAGRYGLRVFTLGHAGDGNLHPTVVFDESDPDEVRRAREAYDAIMAAGLELGGTTTGEHGIGTLKREWLERELGPVSLELQRGLKRLFDPKNLLNPGKVVAA
- a CDS encoding sugar ABC transporter permease, encoding MGTDPGLVHRRWWTPYLFLAPGLLMVALFSLWPFLNTVVLSFTDARVLSGGHFVGLDNYGRALADPDFWTAARNSVLYLLVVVPCLVLLPLALAVLVQAKVPGIGLFRSAFYTPVIASAVVVGLIWQWVLRSDGLVNTVFQALGVVSEPVPFLTDSTLLLFSAMLVTVWKGLGYYMVFYLAALGNVPASLHEAAALDGAGPLRRFFSITIPQVKPMMLLVGTLSAVSALRVFTEIYILGGESGGPGGGARTLPFLIRQAGLGFAGETGYACAISLLLFLLTLAFSLLGHRLSRGDEE
- a CDS encoding cytochrome P450; its protein translation is MTQSTEAPDTTRGGASGLPPVRAGLAETVRFVATHTLPVFVRGVANPRFPVMALYSRVNQPAWSNATLRAMRARHRGAPVMVRALSGEMLVLFDQGDVRRFFEEPVSVLAMDADDKYASLSVFEPTGVICSHGPVREDRRRVNDHALAADRPVHPSCTEFGAVVEEECRRLTSRSVVDFPLLWKTLTRISRRVVLGDQASDDQELSDWLATLRGQANWMGRSKPEAAKALYSRIEARIARYAADAPAHTLAARALAEPCPEGTDPLGQTHHWLLGIDLAAPVVARTLLLLAHHPAEQDAAHAEAAGRVPGLPRLRACLEESVRLYPIVPDLVRVTRRETEWGGVRYPAGTNVLVPMGFHQRDPERVDGGNLFAPGRWLAPDAHRDTRVAPFSHGGARCPGEYVALLLTSLVCAEVLRGHRLTGARPVLDPGRPLPGILDTAGIRLRLGRV